Proteins encoded within one genomic window of Bradyrhizobium sp. AZCC 1719:
- a CDS encoding M81 family metallopeptidase, translated as MTRIAVGGFLHETNTFAPTKATYADFVHGGGWPAMAHGPDVLKVMRKINVGLAGFVEAAEANGWELVPTISAAASPSAHVTTDAFERVMKEMVDGIANAGPIDAVYLDLHGAMVTEHYDDGEGEILARVRKVVGPDLPLVASLDLHANVSPEMIAHADALIAYRTYPHVDMADTGRASAKHLALLLKTGQRLAKAFRQLPFLIPISWQCTNDQPTRSIYEQLAALQSDAVPTLSFAPGFPAADFPHCGPSVFAYGRTQADADAAADKIVALVEGHEDDFDGSIYSPDDGVRLAIELAKTAKKPIIIADTQDNPGAGGDSDTTGMLRALVRNNASRAATGVIYDPESAKTAHAAGVGATVTLALGGKSGIPGDAPYKETFVVEKLSDGKFVAPGPYYGGRDMDMGPSACLRIGDVRVVVGSYKAQLADQAMYRYVGIEPTEQKILVNKSSVHFRADFEPIAEKLLICAAPGAMPADTAALPWTRLRPGIRLKPNGPAFSPFAPSRSKSSVTG; from the coding sequence ATGACCCGCATCGCCGTTGGCGGCTTCCTGCACGAGACCAACACTTTCGCGCCGACCAAGGCGACCTATGCTGATTTTGTTCATGGCGGCGGTTGGCCGGCGATGGCGCATGGGCCCGATGTCCTCAAGGTCATGCGCAAGATCAATGTCGGCCTTGCCGGCTTCGTCGAGGCGGCCGAAGCCAATGGCTGGGAACTGGTCCCGACCATCTCCGCAGCCGCCAGCCCGTCGGCGCATGTCACGACCGATGCCTTCGAACGCGTCATGAAGGAGATGGTCGACGGCATCGCCAATGCCGGGCCGATCGATGCCGTCTATCTCGATTTGCACGGCGCCATGGTGACCGAACATTACGACGATGGCGAAGGTGAAATCCTCGCGCGCGTGCGCAAGGTGGTAGGCCCCGATCTGCCGCTGGTCGCAAGCCTCGATCTCCATGCCAACGTCTCGCCCGAGATGATCGCGCATGCCGATGCGCTGATCGCCTACCGCACCTATCCCCACGTCGACATGGCCGACACCGGCCGCGCCAGCGCCAAACACCTCGCGCTGCTGCTGAAGACCGGACAGCGCCTTGCAAAAGCGTTCCGGCAACTGCCGTTCCTGATCCCGATCTCCTGGCAATGCACCAACGACCAGCCGACCAGGAGCATTTACGAGCAGCTCGCGGCGCTGCAAAGCGACGCCGTGCCGACGCTATCCTTTGCGCCGGGCTTCCCGGCTGCGGATTTTCCCCATTGCGGGCCGAGCGTGTTCGCCTATGGCAGGACGCAGGCCGACGCGGACGCCGCCGCCGACAAGATCGTCGCGCTCGTCGAGGGCCATGAAGACGATTTCGACGGCAGCATCTATTCGCCCGATGATGGCGTGCGCCTCGCCATCGAGCTTGCGAAAACGGCCAAGAAGCCGATCATCATCGCCGACACCCAGGACAATCCCGGCGCCGGCGGCGATTCCGACACCACCGGCATGCTGCGCGCCCTTGTGCGCAACAACGCATCCCGCGCCGCCACCGGCGTGATCTACGATCCGGAGTCGGCCAAGACGGCGCATGCGGCGGGCGTCGGCGCCACCGTGACGCTGGCGCTCGGCGGCAAATCGGGCATCCCGGGCGATGCGCCATACAAGGAAACGTTCGTCGTCGAAAAATTGTCGGACGGAAAATTCGTGGCGCCAGGCCCCTATTACGGCGGCCGCGACATGGACATGGGCCCCTCGGCCTGCCTGCGCATCGGTGATGTCAGGGTCGTCGTGGGCTCCTACAAGGCGCAGCTCGCCGATCAAGCGATGTATCGCTATGTCGGCATCGAGCCGACCGAACAGAAAATCCTGGTCAACAAGAGCTCGGTGCATTTCCGTGCCGACTTCGAACCCATCGCCGAAAAGCTTTTGATCTGCGCGGCCCCAGGCGCGATGCCGGCCGATACCGCAGCGCTGCCCTGGACGCGGCTGCGTCCGGGCATCCGCCTCAAGCCGAACGGCCCCGCCTTTTCCCCATTCGCTCCCTCACGCTCAAAATCCTCAGTCACGGGATAA
- a CDS encoding methionine synthase — MLFPTTIAGSLPKPEWLAEPNTLWAPWKSKGDELARAKRDATMLAVKLQEDAGIDIVTEGEQARQHFVHGFLEKVEGIDFAHKVEMGIRKDRYKAMVPQVTAPLTLKGRVHADEARVARTHTTRKLKFTLPGPMTIADTVADRYYGDKVKMAFAFAELLNNEAKALQADGVDVIQFDEPAFNVFMDEVSDWGIRALERAAEGLTCTTAVHICYGYGIKANTDWKETLGSEWRQYEDIFPAIAKSPIQQVAIECRNSKVPLDLLALLPGKVIQAGVIDVASDTVETAEDVVQVIEAVAKFVPLSNIVATTNCGMAPMRRDIAEAKLAALGAGAKLAREKLG, encoded by the coding sequence ATGTTGTTTCCAACCACGATCGCAGGCTCCTTGCCAAAGCCGGAATGGCTGGCCGAGCCCAATACGCTGTGGGCACCCTGGAAATCAAAGGGTGACGAGCTCGCCCGCGCCAAGCGCGACGCCACCATGCTGGCGGTGAAGCTGCAGGAGGATGCCGGCATCGATATCGTCACCGAAGGCGAGCAGGCCCGCCAGCACTTCGTCCACGGTTTTCTCGAGAAGGTCGAGGGCATTGATTTCGCCCACAAGGTCGAAATGGGCATCCGCAAGGACCGCTACAAGGCGATGGTGCCGCAGGTGACAGCACCGCTGACGCTCAAGGGGCGTGTCCATGCGGACGAGGCGCGCGTCGCCCGCACCCATACCACGCGCAAACTGAAGTTCACCCTGCCCGGTCCGATGACCATCGCCGACACCGTGGCCGACCGGTATTACGGCGACAAGGTCAAGATGGCGTTCGCCTTTGCCGAACTGCTCAACAACGAGGCCAAGGCGCTGCAGGCGGATGGCGTCGACGTGATCCAGTTCGACGAGCCCGCCTTCAACGTCTTCATGGACGAGGTCTCCGACTGGGGCATAAGAGCGCTGGAGCGCGCGGCCGAAGGCCTGACCTGCACCACCGCCGTTCACATCTGCTACGGCTATGGCATCAAGGCCAACACCGACTGGAAAGAGACTCTGGGCAGCGAGTGGCGGCAGTACGAGGATATTTTCCCGGCGATCGCGAAAAGCCCGATCCAGCAGGTCGCGATCGAGTGCCGCAATTCGAAAGTACCGCTGGATTTGCTGGCGCTGCTTCCCGGCAAGGTCATCCAGGCCGGCGTGATCGACGTCGCCAGCGACACGGTGGAGACCGCGGAAGACGTCGTTCAGGTGATCGAGGCGGTCGCGAAATTCGTGCCGCTTAGCAACATCGTCGCGACCACCAATTGCGGCATGGCGCCGATGCGGCGGGATATTGCGGAAGCGAAGCTCGCGGCGCTCGGCGCGGGCGCCAAGCTGGCGAGGGAGAAGTTGGGTTAG
- a CDS encoding NADPH:quinone oxidoreductase family protein: MPKAVVCRELGPPESLRLETFASAPLALGQARVAIRAAGINFPDILMAAGEYQLKPPLPFTPGVEAAGDIVEINGAKGVAVGDRVIVKMRHGAYSDEAIATPSQLVPLPSTFDYAEGATFLAGHGTAYHALIDRGRLQPGEVLLVHGAGGGVGLAAVEIGKMLGATVIATASSDEKLAIAKARGADHLVRYDQEPFRDAVKRITDGQGADVVFDPVGGEVFENSMRCINWGARLLVIGFTGGIGLAKTNLLMIKGASVLGVRAGEAVRRNPALGEIRIKALTEWAEAGKIRPNVSHRLPLEEYAKAMRLLIDRKAIGRVALTMG, encoded by the coding sequence ATGCCGAAGGCCGTCGTCTGCCGCGAACTCGGCCCGCCAGAGAGCTTGCGTCTGGAAACATTTGCCTCCGCGCCGCTGGCACTCGGGCAGGCGCGCGTCGCCATTCGCGCCGCCGGGATTAATTTCCCGGATATTTTGATGGCGGCGGGCGAATATCAGCTCAAGCCGCCACTGCCGTTCACGCCGGGCGTCGAAGCCGCGGGGGATATCGTCGAGATCAACGGCGCTAAGGGCGTCGCGGTGGGCGACAGGGTGATCGTGAAGATGCGGCACGGTGCTTATTCCGATGAAGCGATCGCCACACCCTCGCAACTCGTGCCGCTGCCATCGACGTTCGACTACGCCGAAGGCGCGACGTTCCTGGCCGGCCATGGTACTGCCTATCACGCGCTGATCGATCGCGGCCGGCTTCAACCGGGCGAAGTACTGCTGGTGCACGGCGCCGGCGGCGGCGTTGGCCTTGCCGCCGTCGAAATCGGCAAGATGCTCGGCGCCACCGTGATTGCGACCGCGTCAAGCGACGAGAAACTTGCGATCGCCAAGGCGAGGGGCGCCGATCATCTGGTGCGCTACGACCAGGAGCCGTTCCGCGATGCCGTCAAGCGCATCACCGACGGGCAGGGCGCCGACGTGGTGTTCGATCCCGTCGGCGGCGAGGTGTTCGAGAACTCGATGCGCTGCATCAACTGGGGCGCGCGGCTATTGGTCATAGGCTTTACCGGCGGCATCGGGCTTGCCAAGACCAACCTGTTGATGATCAAGGGCGCCAGCGTGCTCGGCGTCCGTGCCGGCGAAGCAGTGCGGCGAAATCCCGCGCTTGGCGAGATCAGGATCAAGGCGCTGACGGAATGGGCGGAGGCCGGAAAAATCCGCCCCAACGTTTCGCACCGGCTGCCGCTGGAGGAGTATGCGAAAGCGATGCGGCTGTTGATCGACCGCAAGGCGATCGGCAGGGTGGCGCTCACCATGGGATGA
- a CDS encoding 2-hydroxychromene-2-carboxylate isomerase, translating to MLEFFFDCSSPWTYLAFHNIQPLARELGVEITWRPILVGGIFNTVNPSVYAQRETPVPLKARYMKKDLADWARSAGLAIKMPPTVFPVNSVKAMRGCIWVAQESGERMVPFARAVFEAYWGDDKDISKDSVLSEICESVDVDPVKFFECIGQQAIKDQLKVNTDEVMARGGFGSPTIFVGKTDMYFGNDRMPLIREALERLKARAA from the coding sequence ATGCTCGAATTCTTCTTCGATTGCTCCAGCCCCTGGACCTATCTCGCCTTTCATAACATCCAGCCGCTCGCCAGGGAGCTCGGCGTCGAGATCACCTGGCGACCGATCCTGGTCGGCGGCATCTTCAACACCGTCAACCCGAGCGTCTATGCGCAGCGCGAGACGCCGGTGCCCTTGAAGGCGCGCTACATGAAGAAGGATCTCGCCGACTGGGCGCGGTCCGCGGGGCTTGCGATCAAGATGCCGCCGACGGTGTTTCCGGTGAATAGCGTCAAGGCGATGCGCGGCTGCATCTGGGTTGCACAGGAATCTGGCGAACGCATGGTGCCGTTCGCGCGCGCCGTGTTCGAGGCCTATTGGGGCGACGACAAGGACATCTCAAAGGATTCAGTGCTGTCGGAGATCTGCGAGAGCGTCGACGTCGATCCCGTCAAATTCTTCGAGTGTATCGGCCAGCAGGCGATCAAGGATCAGCTCAAGGTCAACACGGACGAGGTGATGGCGCGCGGCGGATTCGGTTCGCCGACGATCTTCGTCGGCAAGACCGACATGTATTTCGGCAACGACCGGATGCCGCTGATCCGCGAGGCGCTGGAGCGCCTGAAAGCGCGGGCGGCCTGA
- a CDS encoding crotonase/enoyl-CoA hydratase family protein, which translates to MAYETITYEVDDQILTITLNRPDKLNAFNGTMQQELIDAFDAADKDDNVRAIIVTGAGRGFCAGADLSSGANTFDRDARRGPVTRLASGAVDYSDPMVRDGGGQVTLRIFKCLKPVIAAVNGPAVGIGVTMQLAMDIRIASEAARFGFVFSQRGIVPEAASSWFLPRIVGISQALEWCYSGRVFPAQEALAGRLVSKVVPPDDLLPTARALAKEFAAKTAPVSVALIRQMMWRMLGADDPMEAHKVDSRGIYARGRSEDVKEGVVSFLEKRPAEFKNKVSSDMPDYFPWWTEREYK; encoded by the coding sequence ATGGCGTACGAGACCATCACGTACGAGGTCGACGATCAGATTCTCACCATCACGCTGAACCGGCCCGACAAGCTCAACGCCTTCAACGGCACGATGCAGCAGGAACTGATTGACGCGTTCGACGCCGCCGACAAGGACGACAATGTCCGCGCCATCATCGTGACCGGCGCGGGCCGCGGCTTCTGCGCCGGCGCCGATCTTTCTTCCGGCGCCAATACGTTCGACCGCGACGCACGGCGTGGCCCGGTGACGCGGCTCGCGAGCGGCGCGGTCGATTACAGCGATCCCATGGTGCGCGATGGCGGCGGCCAGGTGACGCTGCGGATATTCAAGTGCCTGAAGCCGGTGATCGCGGCCGTGAACGGGCCAGCGGTCGGCATCGGCGTCACCATGCAGCTCGCGATGGACATTCGCATCGCCTCAGAGGCCGCGCGCTTCGGCTTCGTGTTCTCCCAACGCGGCATCGTGCCGGAGGCGGCCTCAAGCTGGTTCCTGCCGCGCATCGTCGGCATCTCGCAGGCGCTGGAATGGTGCTATTCGGGCCGCGTGTTCCCGGCGCAGGAAGCGCTCGCCGGCCGCCTCGTCAGCAAGGTGGTGCCGCCGGACGATCTATTGCCGACCGCACGCGCACTTGCCAAGGAATTCGCCGCCAAGACCGCGCCGGTCTCGGTGGCGCTGATCCGCCAGATGATGTGGCGGATGCTGGGCGCCGACGATCCGATGGAAGCCCACAAGGTCGACAGCCGCGGCATCTACGCCCGCGGCCGCTCGGAAGACGTCAAGGAAGGCGTGGTGTCGTTCTTGGAAAAACGCCCGGCAGAGTTCAAGAACAAGGTGTCGAGCGACATGCCCGACTATTTCCCGTGGTGGACGGAGCGGGAGTATAAGTGA
- a CDS encoding esterase/lipase family protein: MSDRPASADATRDGVILLHGISRTARSFRRMQTAIEAAGLTALNLDYASRRRALDALAEDIHPSIQRFADGVAGSVHFVCHSMGGLLARVYIARHRPQRLGRVVMIGTPNSGSEIADRLKNFGPYRAFFGPAGQQLGTQRDSAIEALFPPVDYPVGIIAGNRSIYPIASAFLPKPHDGRVSVANTRLDGMTGHIVIGASHPWLVRNRVAIEQTIAFVRTGSFREI, encoded by the coding sequence GTGAGCGACCGGCCGGCTTCGGCCGACGCGACGCGAGACGGCGTCATCCTGCTGCATGGCATCAGCAGGACGGCGCGATCGTTTCGAAGAATGCAGACGGCAATCGAGGCTGCCGGGCTGACGGCGCTTAACCTGGATTATGCGAGCCGCCGAAGGGCGCTGGACGCGCTGGCGGAGGACATCCATCCTTCCATCCAGCGCTTTGCCGATGGCGTTGCCGGTTCCGTCCATTTCGTGTGCCATTCCATGGGTGGACTGCTGGCTCGCGTCTACATCGCCAGACACCGGCCGCAACGTCTGGGCCGTGTTGTAATGATCGGCACGCCGAACAGCGGCAGCGAGATCGCCGACCGCCTGAAGAATTTCGGACCCTACCGCGCCTTCTTCGGACCGGCAGGACAGCAACTCGGCACCCAGCGCGACTCCGCCATCGAAGCCCTGTTTCCGCCGGTCGATTATCCCGTCGGCATCATCGCCGGAAACCGCTCGATCTATCCGATCGCCTCGGCATTCTTGCCGAAGCCGCATGACGGACGGGTGTCGGTGGCGAATACCAGGCTCGACGGCATGACAGGTCACATCGTGATCGGTGCGTCGCATCCCTGGCTGGTGCGCAATCGCGTTGCGATCGAGCAGACGATTGCGTTTGTTCGAACCGGCAGTTTTCGCGAGATTTAG
- a CDS encoding M20 aminoacylase family protein: MPIIERIGGYAEELTAIRRDLHAHPEIGFEEVRTSGIVAEKLKGWGIEVHRGLGGTGVIGVLKGKGDGGKRIGLRADMDALPMEENTNLKWRSTIPGRFHGCGHDGHTTILLGTARYLAETKNFDGTVHFIFQPAEEGLGGARAMIKDGLFEKFPCDEVYGLHNAPDLNHGEIAILPGPAMAGADFFDITIQGYGAHGAMPERSKDAVVIATTLAQALQTIVSRNVDPLKAAVLSVTQIHAGSANNVIPGEARLGGTVRAFDDGVRALIRDRMRKICAGVAATFECEITVDIRDTFSVLVNEEEQSRVVEAVAKTVVDPSSVLTRSAPKMGSEDFADMMQVVPGAYFWIGHDGSVPVHNPGYVLDDKILPIGASMFARIIETRLPVG, translated from the coding sequence ATGCCCATCATCGAACGCATCGGCGGCTATGCCGAGGAACTCACCGCCATCCGCCGCGATCTGCATGCCCATCCCGAGATCGGCTTCGAGGAAGTGCGCACCTCGGGCATCGTCGCCGAGAAGCTGAAGGGTTGGGGCATCGAGGTCCATCGCGGCCTCGGCGGCACCGGCGTGATCGGCGTGCTCAAGGGCAAGGGCGATGGCGGCAAGCGCATCGGGTTGCGCGCAGACATGGACGCGCTGCCGATGGAAGAGAATACCAACCTGAAATGGCGCTCGACCATTCCGGGCCGCTTTCACGGCTGCGGCCATGACGGTCATACCACCATACTGCTCGGCACCGCACGCTATCTGGCCGAGACGAAGAATTTTGACGGCACCGTGCATTTCATCTTCCAGCCCGCCGAGGAAGGCCTCGGCGGCGCGCGCGCCATGATCAAGGATGGTCTGTTCGAAAAGTTTCCCTGCGACGAAGTCTATGGCCTGCACAACGCGCCGGATCTCAATCACGGCGAGATCGCGATCCTGCCCGGACCGGCGATGGCAGGCGCCGATTTCTTCGACATCACGATCCAGGGCTACGGCGCGCATGGCGCGATGCCGGAGCGCTCCAAGGATGCGGTGGTGATCGCGACCACGCTGGCGCAGGCCTTGCAGACAATCGTCAGCCGCAACGTCGATCCCTTGAAGGCTGCGGTCCTGTCGGTCACGCAGATCCATGCCGGCTCCGCGAACAACGTGATCCCCGGCGAGGCCAGGCTCGGCGGCACGGTGCGCGCCTTCGACGACGGCGTGCGCGCGCTGATCCGCGATCGCATGCGCAAGATCTGCGCCGGCGTTGCCGCGACGTTCGAGTGCGAGATCACGGTCGACATCCGCGACACGTTCAGCGTCCTCGTCAACGAGGAAGAACAATCCAGAGTGGTCGAAGCGGTGGCGAAGACCGTGGTCGATCCGTCCAGCGTGCTGACGCGCTCGGCGCCGAAGATGGGGAGCGAGGATTTCGCCGACATGATGCAGGTGGTGCCCGGCGCCTATTTCTGGATCGGCCACGACGGCTCGGTGCCCGTGCACAATCCCGGCTACGTCCTCGACGACAAGATCCTGCCGATCGGCGCCAGCATGTTCGCCCGCATCATCGAAACCCGTTTGCCGGTAGGTTAG
- a CDS encoding ABC transporter ATP-binding protein, whose protein sequence is MKNIVLDIDNLVVGLGKNPSGQRIIDGVSLQVRERETLCVVGESGSGKSVTSLTVMGLLQKGALVPSGGSIKLVGEELLTATDKRLRQLRATRMAMIFQEPMTALNPVVPVGRQIDEVLRAHTDLDARARRQKILAMMEHVRLPDVERIFASYPHRLSGGQRQRIMIAMALVLEPKLLIADEPTTALDVTTQKQILTLIRDLQRDHGTAVLFITHDMGVVAEIADRVAVMRYGRLVETGTLDSILRSPTMEYTRNLLSSVPSLVPRAPRAETEEPVVLEANELGKVYRERSFLGKAREVAAAKDVTLTLRKGRTLGIVGESGSGKSTVARCIVRLIDPTSGGVRLAGREISDLSRRLLQPHRKKIQIIFQDPYRSLNPRVTVGETIAEGPINYGMPRAEALAKARELLELVDLPADAVSRYPHQFSGGQRQRIAIARALALDPDVLVADEAVSALDVSVQAQVLELLDEIQKRLGIALLFITHDLRVAAQICDDVAVMQHGRIVEQGPAAQVLTHPQQAYTRALLDAAPGRGWDFANFRPVEVAAE, encoded by the coding sequence ATGAAAAACATCGTCCTCGACATCGACAACCTCGTCGTCGGCCTCGGCAAAAATCCTTCCGGCCAGCGCATCATTGACGGCGTCTCGCTGCAGGTGCGCGAGCGCGAAACCCTCTGCGTGGTCGGCGAAAGCGGCTCCGGCAAATCGGTGACGTCGCTGACCGTGATGGGGCTGTTGCAGAAAGGCGCGCTGGTGCCCTCGGGCGGCAGCATCAAGCTGGTCGGCGAGGAACTGCTCACCGCCACCGACAAGCGCCTGCGGCAGTTGCGCGCCACGAGGATGGCGATGATCTTTCAGGAGCCGATGACGGCGCTCAATCCGGTGGTGCCGGTCGGCCGCCAGATCGACGAAGTCTTGCGCGCCCACACCGATCTCGACGCCCGCGCCCGCCGCCAGAAGATTTTGGCAATGATGGAGCATGTCCGGTTGCCCGACGTGGAGCGCATCTTTGCCTCCTACCCGCACCGACTATCGGGCGGACAGCGCCAGCGCATCATGATTGCGATGGCGCTGGTGCTCGAACCGAAGCTCCTGATCGCGGACGAGCCAACGACGGCGCTCGATGTCACCACGCAGAAGCAGATACTGACGCTGATCCGCGACCTGCAGCGCGATCACGGCACCGCCGTGCTGTTCATCACCCATGACATGGGCGTGGTCGCCGAGATCGCCGATCGCGTCGCGGTGATGCGCTACGGCCGGCTCGTCGAGACCGGCACGCTCGACAGCATTTTGCGCTCGCCGACCATGGAGTACACCCGCAACCTGCTCTCCTCGGTGCCGAGCCTGGTGCCGCGGGCGCCCCGCGCGGAGACCGAAGAGCCGGTGGTGCTGGAAGCCAACGAACTGGGCAAGGTCTATCGCGAGCGTTCTTTCCTCGGAAAGGCGCGCGAAGTCGCCGCCGCCAAGGACGTCACCCTCACTTTGCGCAAAGGCCGCACGCTCGGCATCGTCGGCGAAAGCGGCTCGGGCAAGTCGACGGTGGCGCGCTGCATCGTCCGCCTGATCGATCCGACTTCCGGCGGCGTGCGGCTCGCGGGCCGCGAGATCTCCGACCTCTCGCGGCGGCTCTTGCAGCCGCACCGCAAGAAGATCCAGATCATCTTCCAGGACCCCTACCGCTCGCTCAATCCGCGCGTGACCGTCGGCGAAACCATTGCCGAGGGCCCGATCAATTACGGCATGCCGCGTGCCGAAGCGCTGGCGAAGGCGCGCGAGCTGCTCGAACTGGTCGATCTGCCGGCCGATGCCGTGTCGCGCTATCCGCATCAATTCTCCGGCGGACAGCGTCAGCGCATCGCGATTGCGCGCGCGCTCGCGCTCGACCCCGACGTGCTGGTTGCGGACGAAGCGGTCTCGGCGCTCGACGTCTCCGTGCAGGCGCAGGTGCTCGAACTGCTCGACGAAATCCAGAAGCGGCTGGGCATTGCGTTGTTGTTCATCACCCATGATCTTCGCGTCGCGGCGCAAATCTGTGACGACGTCGCTGTGATGCAGCATGGCCGGATCGTCGAACAGGGCCCGGCCGCGCAGGTGCTGACCCACCCGCAGCAGGCCTATACCAGGGCATTGCTCGATGCCGCCCCCGGCCGCGGCTGGGATTTCGCCAATTTCCGGCCTGTGGAAGTGGCGGCGGAATAA
- a CDS encoding amidase produces MHKPAPEEEVTSLHDLSATDLIAGYRAKQFSPSEVLEEVIEHVAAWEPHIKALYLFDPDGARAVAKASSDRWQKGEPVSTLDGVPVTIKDNIATKGQPIPLGAASVKLVPAEKDAPPAARLREAGAIIFSKTTMPDYGMLSSGLSSFHPLTRNPWDLSKNPGGSSAGAGAAGAAGYGPLHLGTDIGGSVRLPACWCGLVALKPSLGRVPIDPPYVGRVAGPMTRTVDDAALMMCVLAKPDRRDGMSLPADSSIHWKTLDKSPRKLRIGLMLDAGTGQPLEQEVRDVAVNAAKAFESAGAIVTEVNGILTREMVDGLDNFWRARLWDDLSKLSPEERGKTLPYIHKWAEAGARLSGVDVVRGFNATMAIRAAAAKLFHELDYVISPVSPVVNFPAEFAAPINDPDRPFEHICYTVPWNMAENPALSINGGYDARGFPIGVQIIGRRFDDLGVLGMAKAFEGLRGAQRPWPSPPK; encoded by the coding sequence ATGCATAAACCAGCCCCCGAGGAAGAGGTCACCTCGCTGCATGACCTCTCCGCCACCGACCTGATCGCCGGCTATCGCGCCAAGCAGTTCTCGCCCTCGGAAGTGCTGGAGGAAGTGATCGAGCATGTCGCGGCCTGGGAGCCGCACATCAAGGCGCTCTATTTGTTCGATCCCGACGGCGCGCGCGCGGTCGCGAAAGCGTCGAGCGACCGCTGGCAGAAGGGTGAACCTGTAAGCACGCTCGACGGCGTGCCGGTAACGATCAAGGACAATATCGCTACCAAAGGCCAGCCGATACCGCTGGGCGCGGCCAGCGTGAAGCTGGTACCGGCAGAAAAGGACGCGCCGCCCGCCGCACGGCTGCGCGAAGCCGGCGCGATCATCTTCTCCAAAACGACGATGCCGGACTACGGCATGCTGTCGTCGGGCCTCTCCAGCTTCCATCCCCTCACCCGCAACCCCTGGGATCTCAGCAAGAATCCCGGTGGGTCGTCTGCCGGCGCTGGCGCGGCAGGCGCGGCCGGCTATGGCCCGCTGCATCTGGGCACCGACATTGGCGGCTCGGTGCGGCTGCCGGCCTGTTGGTGCGGTCTCGTCGCGCTGAAGCCTAGCCTCGGGCGCGTTCCGATCGATCCACCCTATGTCGGCCGGGTCGCAGGTCCCATGACCCGCACCGTCGACGACGCCGCGCTGATGATGTGCGTGCTGGCGAAGCCGGACCGCCGCGACGGCATGAGTCTGCCGGCTGACAGCAGCATTCACTGGAAGACGCTCGACAAGTCGCCGCGCAAGCTGCGCATCGGCCTGATGCTCGACGCCGGCACTGGCCAGCCGCTTGAGCAGGAAGTGCGTGACGTAGCAGTCAACGCCGCCAAGGCGTTCGAATCCGCCGGCGCGATCGTCACCGAAGTCAATGGCATCCTGACGCGCGAGATGGTCGACGGGCTCGATAATTTCTGGCGGGCCCGGTTGTGGGACGATCTCTCAAAGCTTTCGCCCGAGGAGCGCGGCAAGACGCTGCCTTACATCCACAAATGGGCAGAGGCCGGCGCAAGGCTCTCCGGTGTCGACGTCGTCAGAGGTTTTAACGCCACCATGGCGATCCGCGCCGCGGCAGCAAAGCTGTTCCACGAGCTCGACTACGTGATCTCCCCGGTGTCGCCGGTGGTGAACTTCCCGGCCGAGTTCGCTGCTCCCATCAACGATCCCGACAGGCCGTTCGAGCACATCTGCTATACCGTGCCGTGGAATATGGCGGAAAACCCGGCGCTCTCGATCAATGGCGGATACGACGCCAGGGGATTTCCGATCGGCGTGCAGATCATCGGCCGCCGCTTCGACGATCTCGGCGTGCTCGGCATGGCCAAGGCGTTCGAGGGCCTGCGCGGTGCGCAGCGGCCGTGGCCGTCGCCGCCGAAGTAA